In a single window of the Mesorhizobium shangrilense genome:
- a CDS encoding SDR family NAD(P)-dependent oxidoreductase: MMTDLAGKVAVVTGASSGLGAHFSRMLATRGAHVVVAARRVVALDELCHEIAQAGGAAQAVELDVSDADSVAAAVASLGRCPDIIINNAGVSDARPALDIEPGDWDRVLDTNLRGVFLVAQAAARQMKGEGKGGSIVNVASILGHRVAGGVASYAASKAGVVRLTEALALEWARYGIRVNALCPGYIRTDLNQDFFETDAGMALVKRIPQRRLGRPEELDGALLLLASDAGSYITGASLVVDGGHLVSSL; encoded by the coding sequence ATGATGACAGACCTCGCCGGGAAGGTCGCAGTGGTTACCGGCGCGTCGTCTGGGCTCGGCGCGCATTTCTCACGCATGCTGGCGACCCGCGGAGCGCACGTCGTGGTGGCCGCCCGTCGCGTTGTCGCGCTCGACGAGCTCTGTCATGAGATCGCGCAGGCTGGCGGCGCTGCGCAGGCCGTCGAGCTCGACGTCTCGGATGCGGACTCGGTAGCAGCGGCAGTCGCCTCGCTCGGGCGCTGCCCGGACATCATCATCAACAATGCCGGCGTCTCGGATGCACGTCCCGCGCTTGATATCGAACCCGGCGACTGGGACCGTGTCCTCGATACCAACCTCAGGGGAGTGTTCCTGGTCGCACAGGCCGCGGCGCGGCAGATGAAGGGCGAGGGGAAGGGCGGATCGATCGTGAACGTGGCGTCGATCCTCGGCCACCGGGTTGCCGGAGGCGTCGCCTCCTATGCCGCGAGCAAGGCCGGAGTCGTGCGGCTGACGGAAGCGCTGGCGCTCGAATGGGCGCGCTACGGCATCCGCGTCAACGCACTCTGCCCGGGCTACATCCGAACCGACCTCAACCAGGATTTCTTCGAGACCGACGCAGGGATGGCGCTCGTCAAGCGCATCCCGCAGCGGCGGCTCGGCCGGCCGGAAGAGCTCGACGGCGCACTCCTGCTGCTCGCCTCGGATGCCGGCAGCTACATCACTGGCGCCTCGCTCGTCGTCGACGGCGGCCATCTCGTCTCCTCGCTCTAG
- a CDS encoding acyl-CoA dehydrogenase family protein, which translates to MDFTISSRIEGFRARIAAFVDERILPLEADPASYDEHENIRLDLAARLRAEARDAGLWCLQLKPENGGQGLGKAGMAVCYEAMNRSVFGPVIFNSAAPDDGNMMLLEAVATAEQKVRWLEPVVSGKVRSAFAMTEPMPGGGSDPSMIRTRAEKRGDRYVVTGRKWFITGAGEAQHFILVAKTSDDPRKGLTAMLFDRSQPGWRIERRIPIMGPEEHGGHCEISFDGLEIPFKNVLMKEGDGLKATQIRLGPARLTHCMRWLGLSKRCVEIARAYAAERTGFGVRLADRESVQLMLGDLAMKIEIGRLLVMKAAWAIDQGSFARKEVSMAKIHVANLLHQAADTAIQINGARGYSKDTVLEWIYRYARQARLVDGADEVHKMVLNNHLNTEGDAFWSWNTAE; encoded by the coding sequence ATGGACTTCACCATCTCCTCGCGCATCGAAGGTTTTCGCGCCCGCATCGCGGCGTTCGTTGATGAGCGCATTTTGCCCCTCGAGGCGGACCCCGCCAGCTACGACGAGCACGAGAACATCCGCCTGGATCTCGCCGCCCGCCTGAGGGCGGAGGCGCGTGACGCCGGGCTGTGGTGCCTGCAGCTCAAGCCCGAGAATGGTGGCCAGGGACTCGGCAAGGCTGGCATGGCCGTCTGCTACGAGGCGATGAACCGCTCGGTCTTCGGACCTGTCATCTTCAACTCGGCGGCGCCCGACGATGGCAACATGATGCTGCTGGAGGCGGTTGCCACCGCCGAGCAGAAGGTGCGCTGGCTGGAGCCGGTCGTGTCCGGGAAGGTGCGCTCCGCCTTCGCCATGACCGAGCCGATGCCCGGCGGCGGCTCCGATCCCTCGATGATCCGCACCCGTGCCGAGAAGCGCGGCGACCGATACGTTGTCACCGGCCGGAAATGGTTCATCACCGGCGCGGGGGAAGCGCAGCACTTCATCCTGGTCGCCAAGACCTCCGACGATCCACGCAAGGGCCTCACCGCGATGCTGTTCGACCGCAGCCAGCCGGGTTGGCGCATCGAGCGGCGCATCCCGATCATGGGGCCGGAGGAACACGGCGGCCACTGCGAGATCTCCTTCGACGGACTCGAGATTCCCTTCAAGAACGTGCTGATGAAGGAAGGCGACGGCCTCAAGGCGACGCAGATCAGGCTCGGGCCGGCCCGCCTTACCCACTGCATGCGCTGGCTGGGGCTCTCGAAGCGCTGCGTGGAGATCGCCCGCGCCTATGCGGCCGAGCGCACCGGCTTCGGCGTGCGGCTTGCAGACCGGGAGTCCGTCCAGCTGATGCTGGGGGACCTCGCCATGAAGATCGAGATCGGCCGGCTGCTGGTCATGAAGGCGGCATGGGCGATCGACCAGGGCTCCTTCGCACGCAAAGAGGTGTCGATGGCGAAGATCCATGTCGCCAACCTGCTGCACCAGGCCGCCGACACCGCCATCCAGATCAACGGCGCACGCGGATACTCCAAGGACACGGTGCTCGAGTGGATCTACCGCTACGCCCGCCAGGCCCGCCTGGTCGACGGCGCCGACGAGGTCCACAAGATGGTCCTCAACAACCACCTCAATACGGAAGGCGACGCCTTCTGGTCATGGAATACTGCCGAGTAG